The following are encoded together in the Xanthobacter autotrophicus Py2 genome:
- a CDS encoding Transketolase domain protein (PFAM: Transketolase domain protein~KEGG: bbt:BBta_3268 putative transketolase, alpha subunit) — protein MTIATSGHNRQLAERAHAIRRHALRMGEVQGQGYIAQALGISDVLAAAYFHAMTYRAEDPDWEGRDRFLLSNGHYAIALYAALIEAGIVPEDELETYGFDDSRLPMSGMASYTPGMEMSGGSLGLGLAIAVGRCLGLKRKGSDRHVYTLFSDGELDEGSVWEAIMSAAHFQLDNLIAVVDVNNQQADGPSTSVLGFEPLKEKLEAFGWFVCRVDGNDLEAVRKAFDACKAQSGGGKPSMIIADTLMGKGVPFLEAREKNHFIRVDAHEWQLALAALDEGKPS, from the coding sequence ATGACCATCGCAACTTCCGGCCACAACCGGCAGCTTGCCGAACGCGCGCACGCCATCCGGCGCCATGCGCTGCGCATGGGCGAGGTGCAGGGCCAGGGCTACATCGCGCAGGCGCTCGGCATCTCCGACGTTCTGGCGGCAGCCTATTTCCATGCCATGACCTATCGGGCCGAAGATCCGGACTGGGAAGGACGCGACCGCTTCCTGCTGTCCAACGGGCACTATGCCATCGCGCTCTATGCGGCGCTGATCGAGGCCGGCATCGTCCCTGAGGACGAGCTTGAGACCTACGGCTTCGACGACAGCCGGCTGCCCATGTCGGGCATGGCCAGCTACACGCCGGGCATGGAGATGTCGGGCGGCTCGCTCGGCCTTGGCCTCGCCATCGCTGTGGGCCGCTGCCTCGGCCTCAAGCGCAAAGGCTCCGACCGCCACGTCTACACCCTGTTCTCCGACGGTGAGTTGGACGAGGGCTCGGTGTGGGAGGCCATCATGTCGGCCGCCCACTTCCAGCTCGACAACCTCATCGCCGTGGTGGACGTCAATAACCAGCAGGCCGACGGGCCGTCCACCTCGGTGCTCGGCTTCGAGCCGCTGAAGGAGAAGCTGGAAGCCTTCGGCTGGTTCGTCTGCCGCGTGGACGGCAACGACCTCGAAGCGGTGCGCAAGGCCTTCGATGCGTGCAAGGCGCAATCGGGCGGCGGCAAGCCCAGCATGATCATCGCCGACACGCTGATGGGCAAGGGCGTGCCGTTCCTTGAGGCGCGCGAGAAGAACCACTTCATCCGCGTCGACGCCCACGAGTGGCAACTGGCGCTGGCCGCACTCGACGAGGGGAAGCCGTCATGA
- a CDS encoding transcriptional regulator, LysR family (PFAM: regulatory protein LysR; LysR substrate-binding~KEGG: bja:bll2166 transcriptional regulatory protein), with the protein MNALPLGALRAFEAAARTGSFRAAAEELAISPSAVSHAIRKLEDLMGVPLFEREGRIVRLNPAGEALQLSVSTGFDELRHGIEQVSGRASNHLRLHCAPSMAAQWLMPRLRGLIAEHPGFDIRLSASTDYPRFLNDEFDADICYGPPRQEGLTVIPLGEETVRPLCAPEMAAGIRIPADLYDHPLIESEHKRLRWNAWFLANGLAPPSPRGSRFDRSFMAIAAAVDGLGVTLESTRLAEREIADGRLVAPLDGVAHDLRYLGHFLVFPAKSKPRKAVRIFADWLARELGLKPPPAL; encoded by the coding sequence ATGAACGCTCTCCCGCTCGGCGCCCTGCGCGCCTTCGAGGCTGCCGCCCGCACCGGCTCGTTCCGCGCCGCGGCGGAGGAACTCGCCATCTCGCCAAGCGCGGTCAGCCACGCCATCCGCAAGCTGGAGGACCTGATGGGGGTCCCATTGTTCGAGCGGGAAGGGCGCATCGTGCGCCTCAATCCGGCGGGCGAGGCGCTTCAGCTCAGCGTTTCAACGGGTTTTGACGAATTGCGGCACGGCATCGAGCAGGTCAGCGGCCGGGCCAGCAATCATCTGCGGCTGCACTGCGCGCCCAGCATGGCGGCTCAGTGGCTGATGCCACGGCTGCGCGGGCTCATCGCCGAGCATCCGGGATTCGACATCCGCCTGTCCGCCAGTACGGATTATCCGCGTTTCCTGAATGATGAATTTGATGCGGACATCTGCTACGGCCCGCCCCGGCAGGAGGGCCTCACCGTCATTCCCCTCGGCGAGGAGACGGTGCGCCCGCTCTGCGCGCCGGAGATGGCGGCCGGCATCCGCATCCCGGCGGACCTCTACGACCATCCGCTGATCGAGAGCGAGCACAAGAGGCTGCGCTGGAATGCGTGGTTTCTCGCCAACGGCCTTGCCCCGCCGAGCCCGCGCGGCAGCCGCTTCGATCGCAGCTTCATGGCCATTGCGGCGGCGGTGGACGGGCTTGGCGTGACGCTGGAATCCACTCGCCTCGCCGAACGCGAGATCGCCGACGGCCGGTTGGTGGCGCCCCTCGACGGCGTCGCGCATGACTTGCGCTACCTGGGCCACTTCCTGGTTTTTCCGGCAAAGTCCAAGCCGCGCAAGGCGGTCCGCATCTTCGCCGACTGGCTGGCCCGGGAACTGGGGCTGAAGCCACCCCCCGCCCTGTGA
- a CDS encoding transglutaminase domain protein (PFAM: transglutaminase domain protein~KEGG: rle:RL2488 hypothetical protein), producing MKIRAGYEIIHTCPKPTPMILTLSVHPSRVNDLESVDRMLFDPPIPANTYHDSFGNFCHVIEAPAGQLKIHSDFVIRDSGKPDVVAPDAVQHPLGDLPVDTLLFLLGSRYCETDRLSNVAWNLFGHVPKGWPLVQAICDFVHGHISFNYAHASPLRTAFDAYNERRGVCRDFAHLAVTLCRCMNIPARYCTGYLGDFGVPIDPNPMDFSAWFEVYLGDRWYTFDARHNTQRIGRVLMARGRDATDVAMVTTFGPATLTTFKVVSDEVA from the coding sequence ATGAAGATCCGCGCGGGCTACGAGATTATCCACACGTGCCCCAAGCCCACTCCGATGATCCTGACGCTCAGCGTCCACCCCTCGCGGGTGAACGACCTTGAGAGCGTGGACCGGATGCTGTTCGATCCGCCGATCCCGGCCAATACCTACCACGACAGCTTCGGCAATTTCTGCCACGTCATCGAGGCGCCGGCGGGACAGCTCAAGATCCATTCCGATTTCGTGATCCGCGACAGCGGCAAGCCTGACGTGGTGGCACCTGACGCGGTCCAGCACCCCCTCGGCGACCTGCCGGTGGATACGCTGTTGTTCCTGCTCGGCAGCCGCTATTGCGAAACGGACCGGTTGAGCAACGTCGCCTGGAACCTGTTCGGCCACGTGCCCAAGGGCTGGCCGCTGGTTCAGGCCATCTGTGATTTCGTCCACGGGCACATCAGCTTCAACTATGCCCATGCGAGCCCGCTGCGGACCGCCTTCGACGCCTATAACGAGCGGCGCGGCGTGTGCCGGGACTTCGCCCATCTCGCCGTCACCCTGTGCCGCTGCATGAACATTCCGGCGCGCTACTGCACCGGCTATCTGGGCGACTTCGGCGTCCCCATCGATCCCAATCCGATGGACTTCAGCGCCTGGTTCGAGGTGTATCTGGGCGATCGCTGGTACACGTTCGACGCCCGGCACAACACCCAGCGCATCGGACGCGTCCTCATGGCGCGCGGGCGTGATGCCACGGATGTCGCCATGGTCACCACCTTCGGCCCGGCGACGCTTACGACCTTCAAGGTGGTGAGCGACGAGGTGGCGTAG
- a CDS encoding hypothetical protein (KEGG: pau:PA14_63130 hypothetical protein): MQRTLPNPSVEIEARAWRLRFLDAPPSQVAGLGEADVFTVEEPRKVFVVAEPVDATAPPSRFDDTSGRSLALLWMPPLAFDGCDNAWLEGVPLEGPKDGGRVVRAGLRTARVVWTNARAIIYASPDQFEDARDALIRFTILERNVCDIERHMPEVWASINRNVKLTHTIHPGDLRRNGTKVGRMTELVTEMNSQALHNDSALEQLNPTLSPGSKRLFAELALQADLYDRLEALAEPLDFAFEYHEVLNTRIIEASQWSKSNWIEIWILAVLVLELAATVYPLVEQFVPHN; encoded by the coding sequence ATGCAAAGGACACTTCCCAATCCGTCGGTCGAGATCGAAGCCCGCGCATGGCGCCTGCGCTTTCTCGATGCGCCCCCCAGCCAGGTGGCTGGTCTCGGTGAGGCGGACGTCTTCACGGTCGAGGAGCCGCGCAAGGTTTTCGTCGTCGCCGAGCCTGTAGATGCGACCGCTCCGCCATCGCGGTTTGATGACACCAGCGGACGCTCCCTCGCCCTGCTGTGGATGCCGCCTCTGGCGTTCGACGGCTGCGACAACGCCTGGCTGGAAGGCGTCCCGCTGGAGGGTCCGAAGGACGGGGGGCGTGTGGTTCGCGCGGGTTTGCGGACGGCACGGGTGGTCTGGACCAACGCCCGCGCGATCATCTACGCCAGCCCCGACCAGTTCGAGGACGCCCGCGACGCGCTCATCCGTTTCACGATCCTCGAACGCAACGTCTGCGACATCGAACGCCACATGCCCGAGGTGTGGGCTTCGATCAACCGGAACGTGAAGCTGACCCATACCATCCATCCCGGCGACCTCAGGCGCAATGGCACCAAAGTGGGCCGGATGACCGAACTCGTGACCGAGATGAACAGCCAGGCGCTGCACAACGACTCCGCGCTTGAACAGCTCAATCCCACTCTCAGTCCAGGCTCGAAGCGGCTCTTCGCCGAACTCGCCCTTCAGGCCGATCTCTATGACCGCCTTGAAGCCCTCGCCGAACCCCTCGACTTCGCTTTCGAATATCACGAGGTCCTCAACACCCGGATCATCGAGGCGTCCCAATGGTCCAAGAGCAACTGGATCGAAATCTGGATCCTCGCGGTCCTGGTGCTGGAACTCGCCGCCACCGTCTATCCGCTCGTCGAGCAATTCGTCCCACACAACTGA
- a CDS encoding short-chain dehydrogenase/reductase SDR (PFAM: short-chain dehydrogenase/reductase SDR; KR domain protein~KEGG: bbt:BBta_3267 putative short chain dehydrogenase/reductase): MNPVHRFAQFLCFSRLRASDTLRPTKIGSGGRIVLLKGKTAVISGGAGARGIGFATAKTFAAQGARVAILDLDAAGAAKAAAELGPEHVGIGCDVTDKADCARAIGEVLAATGQIDILINNAGITQAIKVWDIDPESWARIQDVNLKGVLYLSQAVMPHMRERKAGAIACMSSVSAQRGGGILGGAHYSAAKAGVLGLAKAMARELGADGIRVNCVTPGLIQTDINAGKISDDARVKILENIPLNRLGVPQDVANIFLFLASDLSAYVTGAVIDVNGGMLIH, translated from the coding sequence ATGAACCCAGTTCACCGGTTCGCGCAATTTTTGTGTTTTTCCCGGCTCAGGGCTTCCGACACACTCCGGCCAACCAAAATTGGATCGGGAGGACGTATCGTGCTGCTCAAGGGCAAGACCGCAGTCATTTCGGGGGGCGCGGGCGCGCGCGGCATCGGCTTTGCCACCGCCAAGACCTTCGCCGCCCAGGGCGCCCGCGTCGCCATTCTCGACCTCGACGCGGCCGGCGCCGCCAAGGCGGCCGCGGAGCTCGGCCCCGAACACGTGGGCATCGGCTGCGACGTGACCGACAAGGCCGACTGCGCCCGCGCCATCGGCGAGGTGCTCGCCGCCACCGGCCAGATCGACATACTCATCAACAATGCGGGCATCACCCAGGCCATCAAGGTGTGGGACATCGATCCCGAGAGCTGGGCCCGCATCCAGGATGTGAACCTGAAGGGCGTGCTTTATCTCAGCCAGGCGGTGATGCCGCACATGCGCGAGCGCAAGGCCGGCGCCATCGCCTGCATGTCGTCGGTCTCCGCACAGCGCGGCGGCGGCATCCTCGGCGGCGCGCATTATTCCGCCGCCAAGGCCGGCGTGCTCGGGCTGGCGAAGGCCATGGCCCGCGAGCTGGGTGCTGACGGCATCCGTGTGAACTGCGTCACCCCCGGCCTGATCCAGACCGACATCAACGCCGGCAAGATCTCCGACGACGCCCGGGTGAAGATCCTGGAGAACATCCCGCTGAACCGCCTCGGCGTGCCACAGGACGTGGCGAACATCTTCCTGTTCCTCGCCTCGGACCTGTCCGCCTACGTCACCGGCGCCGTGATCGACGTCAACGGCGGCATGCTCATCCACTGA
- a CDS encoding conserved hypothetical protein (KEGG: bbt:BBta_7846 hypothetical protein): protein MGSNTFGRRRHMCEWADLAADDTDLAAVLAEGQGHHLSPFHLLSVPGMSASDQRTCSELWTRERRVAAQLERDALAFSFQPSEKRKERHKIRLGYLSNDFHEHATAHLLIEVLEAHDRDAFEVHAYSFGADDGLPMRRRLMAACDRFVDISAMADNAAAQLIYDDAVDILIDLKGFTSQARSGIALLRPAPVVVNYLGYPGTMGAGICDYVITDPFLTPPASAAFYSEAFAYMRNTYHPHGRRTPVGDRPSRREAGLPADGFVFCCFNQPYKISPQMFDIWCRLLACVPDSVLWLLDTPHAAGNLRSEAIARGIDARRLVFGANMGQAEHLRRLQLADLMLDTSPFNAHTTASDALWVGLPFVTCPGDTFPSRVAGSILHAIGLPDLVTDSPDAYFDLAYTLATDEERLADVRARLAANRLTAPLFDVTAYTADLESLYGAMSARHRAHLPPAIIGMHG, encoded by the coding sequence ATGGGCTCGAACACATTCGGACGCAGGCGGCATATGTGCGAGTGGGCGGACCTTGCCGCCGACGACACGGACCTCGCCGCTGTGCTCGCGGAAGGCCAGGGCCACCATCTCTCGCCGTTCCACCTGCTTTCGGTGCCGGGCATGAGCGCAAGCGACCAGCGCACATGCTCGGAACTGTGGACCCGCGAGCGGCGGGTGGCTGCGCAGCTTGAGCGCGATGCCCTCGCCTTCAGCTTCCAACCCTCTGAGAAGCGCAAAGAGCGGCACAAGATCCGGCTCGGCTACCTCTCCAACGACTTTCACGAACACGCGACCGCCCATCTCCTGATCGAGGTTCTGGAGGCGCATGACCGCGACGCCTTCGAGGTCCATGCCTATTCATTCGGCGCCGACGACGGGCTGCCCATGCGCCGCCGGCTGATGGCGGCCTGCGACCGCTTCGTGGACATCTCCGCCATGGCCGACAACGCCGCGGCGCAGCTCATCTATGACGACGCGGTGGATATCCTCATCGACCTGAAGGGCTTCACCTCTCAGGCCCGCTCCGGCATCGCCCTTCTGCGGCCGGCGCCAGTGGTGGTTAATTACCTCGGCTATCCAGGCACCATGGGCGCGGGCATTTGCGACTACGTCATCACCGACCCATTCCTGACGCCCCCCGCGAGCGCTGCCTTCTATTCCGAGGCCTTCGCCTACATGCGGAACACCTACCATCCTCACGGCAGGCGCACGCCCGTGGGCGACAGGCCCTCGCGGCGGGAGGCCGGACTGCCGGCCGACGGCTTCGTCTTCTGCTGCTTCAACCAGCCCTACAAGATTTCCCCCCAAATGTTCGACATCTGGTGCCGGCTCCTCGCCTGCGTGCCCGACAGCGTGCTGTGGCTGCTCGACACCCCCCATGCCGCCGGGAACCTGCGCAGCGAGGCCATCGCACGGGGCATCGATGCCCGCCGCCTCGTCTTCGGTGCCAACATGGGCCAGGCGGAGCACCTGCGGCGGCTCCAGCTCGCCGACCTGATGCTGGACACCTCCCCGTTCAACGCCCACACCACCGCCAGCGATGCTCTTTGGGTCGGCCTGCCGTTCGTGACCTGCCCCGGGGACACCTTTCCCTCCCGGGTCGCGGGCAGCATCCTTCATGCCATCGGCTTGCCGGATCTCGTAACCGACAGTCCGGATGCCTATTTCGACCTCGCCTACACCCTGGCCACGGATGAGGAGCGCCTTGCGGATGTGCGCGCCCGTCTCGCGGCGAACAGGCTGACCGCGCCGCTCTTCGACGTGACAGCCTATACGGCGGACCTGGAAAGCCTTTATGGCGCCATGTCGGCCCGGCATCGGGCCCATCTGCCGCCGGCGATCATCGGAATGCACGGATAA
- a CDS encoding N-formylglutamate amidohydrolase (PFAM: N-formylglutamate amidohydrolase~KEGG: bja:blr7354 hypothetical protein), translated as MDRTVSLLADDEMPPVTVFNAEGASAFLIVADHAGNAFPRSMGRLGISEADRVRHIAWDIGIAGVCRTLAERLDATLIQQNYSRLIIDCNRPPSVPSSIPQQSEATPIPGNLGLGEAERTLRERDFFRPYHARIAAELDERAKAGRPTVLIAMHSFTPSYHGVARPWHVGVLYNRDTRFASAILAALRQESGLIVGDNEPYSVDDTTDYTIPVHGERRGLLHTGIEIRQDLIIEPAGQTDWAERMARVLASALETCPPEQSPGPLAS; from the coding sequence TTGGACCGAACGGTATCCCTGCTGGCGGACGACGAGATGCCGCCTGTCACAGTGTTCAATGCGGAAGGAGCTTCCGCGTTCCTCATTGTCGCGGACCATGCGGGCAATGCCTTTCCGCGATCAATGGGCCGGCTCGGCATTTCCGAGGCGGATCGAGTGCGTCACATCGCCTGGGATATCGGCATTGCGGGCGTGTGCCGAACGCTGGCGGAACGACTCGACGCTACCCTCATACAGCAGAATTACTCGCGGCTCATCATCGACTGTAACCGCCCGCCTTCCGTTCCCTCTTCCATCCCCCAGCAGAGCGAGGCGACGCCCATCCCCGGCAACCTTGGCCTTGGCGAAGCGGAACGGACCCTGCGCGAGCGCGATTTCTTCCGGCCCTACCATGCGCGCATCGCCGCTGAACTTGACGAGAGGGCGAAGGCCGGCCGGCCCACCGTGCTCATCGCCATGCACAGCTTCACGCCGTCCTATCACGGCGTGGCGCGGCCCTGGCACGTGGGGGTTCTCTACAATCGCGATACCCGCTTTGCGAGTGCCATCCTGGCGGCGCTCCGACAGGAAAGCGGCCTCATCGTTGGCGACAACGAGCCATACAGTGTCGATGACACGACAGATTATACTATCCCCGTCCACGGCGAGCGCCGCGGATTGCTCCATACCGGCATCGAGATCCGCCAGGACCTGATCATCGAGCCCGCCGGGCAGACCGACTGGGCCGAGCGTATGGCCCGCGTCCTCGCCTCGGCGCTGGAAACCTGCCCACCGGAGCAGTCTCCTGGACCACTGGCCAGTTAA
- a CDS encoding amine oxidase (PFAM: amine oxidase; Methyltransferase type 11~KEGG: bja:bll5408 hypothetical protein), translating to MRYAPSPAKYCRETAEPCTVAIIGGGPGGLFSARHLTDKLGDACRIKIFEASERLGGKIVTGEFAGVGPYEAGVAEIYDYSSLGPDPLRYLIETELGLEIRHIAGGSCILDGQIIHDVEHLGAVFGSEARDQVVHFKQKCAELLSVDDFYASTRNVDNHHSWARKSGEETLYNEITNDAARRYVRIMAHSDVAAPPHLTNGLTFLKNVLMDVPGYMDVFSVVGGNEQIVDGLCELIDAEVHLGATVKSVKPLFDGRFQLDICTHGAIEHEVVDYVVVCLPLTALSIIDWRSPHLKAAMDQHINYFDRPGHYLRATLLFERPFWREHISGAWWMLDAFDGCCAYDEGARTPIGPWGALGFLIAGNAALGLANMSDEDIERLCLDALPPAFGDARRLLVDRRIHRWMASVNAIPGGYPVRSAYVNHRPAAKQYPGLLVVGDYMFDATLNGVLDSADAASDIIVSEVMARRRAQFAPPAPRRDRPAEVAESARSDASRNGALNGSYLAEIMEAAWGVQPGARILHFGSGSGKLLSDLRALGFDAIGVEPCRAAWEGTPHRLRGHNLRICPQRLPFPDGSFDVVIETGLCRLERDQLTEVITEIRRVASRGFILGSVTSDLPIEVIERHELLTGIKTLTSRWGWSDLLLSLGFRFALADPAKLDSAWRLSVGAGVAPSEWFEDAECLRYCTYDARQETASRDIATAAEVARIIAEHLYDDDRVPVRPMAARAALMP from the coding sequence ATGCGGTATGCGCCATCTCCTGCCAAGTATTGCCGAGAGACTGCCGAACCCTGCACTGTCGCGATCATAGGAGGTGGACCGGGGGGGCTATTCAGCGCCCGGCACCTCACCGACAAGCTCGGTGACGCATGCAGAATCAAGATCTTTGAAGCGAGCGAGCGCCTTGGTGGCAAGATCGTCACCGGCGAGTTCGCCGGCGTCGGGCCCTACGAGGCCGGCGTGGCGGAGATCTACGATTATTCCTCCCTCGGCCCCGATCCCCTCCGCTATTTGATCGAGACCGAGCTCGGCCTTGAAATCCGGCACATCGCCGGCGGCTCCTGCATCCTCGACGGACAGATCATCCACGATGTGGAGCATCTGGGAGCGGTCTTCGGATCGGAAGCGCGGGACCAGGTGGTCCACTTCAAGCAGAAATGCGCGGAATTGCTCAGCGTGGATGACTTCTACGCCAGCACCCGCAACGTGGACAACCACCACTCCTGGGCCCGCAAGTCGGGCGAGGAAACACTCTATAACGAGATCACCAATGATGCCGCCCGGCGTTACGTGCGCATCATGGCGCACAGCGACGTCGCCGCCCCGCCGCATCTGACCAACGGCCTGACATTCCTCAAGAACGTCTTGATGGATGTACCCGGATACATGGATGTCTTCTCCGTGGTCGGCGGCAACGAGCAGATCGTGGACGGCTTGTGCGAGCTGATCGACGCGGAGGTCCATCTCGGCGCCACGGTGAAGTCGGTGAAGCCGCTGTTCGACGGACGCTTCCAGCTGGACATCTGCACCCACGGCGCCATCGAGCATGAGGTGGTGGACTATGTGGTGGTCTGCCTGCCCCTGACCGCCCTGTCCATCATCGACTGGCGCTCGCCGCACCTCAAGGCGGCCATGGACCAGCACATCAACTACTTCGACCGGCCCGGTCACTACCTGCGTGCCACGCTGCTGTTCGAGCGCCCGTTCTGGCGCGAACACATCTCCGGGGCCTGGTGGATGCTCGATGCGTTCGACGGATGCTGCGCCTACGACGAGGGCGCGCGCACCCCCATCGGACCGTGGGGCGCTCTGGGCTTCCTCATCGCCGGCAATGCCGCCCTGGGCCTTGCCAACATGAGCGACGAGGACATCGAGCGCCTGTGCCTCGACGCCCTGCCGCCGGCCTTCGGGGACGCGCGCCGACTTCTGGTCGATCGCAGGATCCATCGCTGGATGGCATCGGTGAATGCGATCCCCGGCGGCTATCCGGTCCGCAGCGCCTATGTGAACCACCGCCCGGCCGCCAAGCAGTATCCCGGCCTTCTGGTGGTGGGCGACTACATGTTCGACGCGACGCTCAACGGCGTCCTGGATTCGGCCGATGCCGCCTCCGATATCATCGTCAGCGAGGTCATGGCGCGGCGGCGCGCCCAGTTCGCGCCCCCCGCTCCACGCCGCGACCGGCCCGCCGAAGTCGCGGAATCCGCCCGGAGCGATGCGAGCCGCAACGGGGCACTCAACGGCAGCTACCTGGCCGAGATCATGGAAGCCGCATGGGGCGTGCAGCCCGGCGCGCGAATCCTGCATTTCGGCTCGGGCTCCGGCAAGCTGTTGTCGGACCTGCGGGCGCTCGGATTCGATGCCATCGGCGTCGAGCCCTGCCGCGCCGCCTGGGAAGGCACCCCGCACCGGCTGCGCGGACACAACCTGCGCATCTGCCCGCAGCGCCTGCCATTTCCCGACGGCTCGTTCGACGTGGTCATCGAGACCGGCCTGTGCCGCCTCGAGCGCGACCAGCTCACAGAGGTCATCACCGAGATCCGGCGCGTCGCCTCCCGCGGCTTCATCCTGGGCTCGGTCACCAGCGACCTGCCCATCGAGGTCATCGAACGCCACGAACTGCTCACCGGCATCAAGACGCTGACGTCGCGCTGGGGCTGGTCGGACCTGCTGTTGTCCCTGGGCTTCCGCTTCGCCCTCGCCGATCCGGCCAAGCTGGACAGCGCATGGCGGCTCTCGGTGGGCGCCGGCGTCGCGCCCAGCGAATGGTTCGAGGATGCCGAGTGCCTGCGCTACTGCACCTACGACGCCAGGCAGGAAACCGCTTCGAGGGATATCGCCACGGCCGCCGAGGTCGCGCGGATCATCGCCGAGCACCTTTATGACGACGATCGCGTCCCCGTCCGGCCCATGGCCGCCCGGGCCGCCCTGATGCCTTGA
- a CDS encoding ribosomal protein S21 (PFAM: ribosomal protein S21~KEGG: sme:SMc04320 30S ribosomal protein S21), with amino-acid sequence MMPGALERAVALRPGIRGNPQIGTVLQVLVRDNNIEQALKVLKKRMQREGIFREMKQRKAYEKPSERRVREAAEAVRRTRKAARKKAQREGLIAAPKRTLKPRPGAAPAPR; translated from the coding sequence ATGATGCCGGGAGCCCTCGAGCGAGCGGTCGCGTTGCGGCCGGGGATTCGCGGCAACCCTCAGATTGGAACCGTTTTGCAGGTACTCGTCAGAGACAACAATATCGAACAGGCCCTGAAAGTCCTGAAGAAGCGCATGCAGCGGGAAGGCATTTTCCGCGAGATGAAGCAGCGCAAGGCGTATGAGAAGCCCTCCGAGCGCCGTGTCCGCGAAGCGGCCGAAGCCGTGCGGCGCACCCGCAAGGCTGCGCGCAAGAAGGCCCAGCGCGAAGGTCTCATCGCCGCGCCGAAGCGGACCCTGAAGCCCCGGCCTGGTGCTGCCCCCGCGCCGCGCTGA